The Camelina sativa cultivar DH55 chromosome 14, Cs, whole genome shotgun sequence genome includes a window with the following:
- the LOC104741931 gene encoding SET and MYND domain-containing protein 4-like isoform X2, protein MEKLKSLIPDDLLKTVKSSSDDDLLTTTSSLLRLFLGLPQFHQAVSELADPDLGCCGKNEETSLDLKRRGNLSFRSRDFHDALRFYSKALRVAPPDGGDKSLLASLFLNRANVLHNLGLLKESLRDCHRALRIDPCYAKAWYRRGKLNSLLGNYKDAFLDITVSMSLESSLAGKKQLQNELNAIPNYQNKQTSEHDEYHPSNYASVDHLPSVQSGVKLHCVSTIEKGRGMVSECDIEQASVIHIEEPFSVVISKSCRETHCHFCLNELPADAVPCPSCSIPVYCSESCQIQSGGMLSTNERDKHHVFQNLPDDIVEHIKGITSADTYYSENECIQEHQHECRGANWPAVLPSDAVLAGRLIMKLINQGKAATDLSNLQEILELSHSYSMMKPETKLELHLLSIVLILCLNKSSCPDLSVCEAAVTQTIILLSQIKVNSIAVVRMKSSGDSFKCIPSGNVSAKEQIQSLEQIRVGQALYKTGSLFNHSCKPNIHLYFLSRGLVVRTTEFVPMGCPLELSYGPEVGKWDCKDRIRFLEEEYFFHCRCRCCSQINISDLVINGYCCVNTNCTGVVLDSNVATCESEKLNHFLTAPKSLDHHVQVWEKMHTDVEEVASSLLSKRRDSLHIEPEICLKCGSRSAIENSHAAVNKAWNHLRRVDELINSGQANVSVVSDCLRSIAVLRTFLHMYNKDIADAEDKVAQVCYLAEELVDARKHCEASIKILKRLYEEEHVVIGNEMVKLASIQLASGDSSGAWKTTKRLSQIFSKYYGSHAETPFSYLPCLKQEAAKAVNLSS, encoded by the exons ATGGAGAAATTGAAATCGCTGATTCCTGACGATCTTCTCAAAACAGTGAAATCGAGCAGCGACGATGATCTTCTCACAactacttcttctcttctccgttTGTTTCTGGGTCTTCCCCAATTTCACCAA GCGGTGAGTGAGTTAGCTGATCCTGATTTGGGCTGCTGTGGGAAGAACGAAGAGACATCTCTTGACTTGAAACGTCGAGGAAATCTCAGCTTTCGCAGCCGGGATTTTCACGACGCTTTGCGTTTCTACTCTAAAGCTTTACGCGTTGCTCCTCCTGATGGAGGAGACAAGAGCTTACTAGCTTCTCTGTTTCTGAATAGAGCTAATGTCCTTCAT AATCTTGGGCTTCTAAAAGAGAGCTTACGGGACTGCCATCGCGCTCTCCGGATTGATCCTTGTTATGCAAAG GCTTGGTATAGGAGAGGCAAACTTAATTCTCTTCTTGGAAACTATAAAGATGCGTTCCTTGACATTACAGTTTCTATGTCGCTTGAGTCATCATTGGCGGGGAAGAAGCAGTTACAAAACGAACTTAACGCTATTCCGAACTACCAGAATAAGCAAACATCGGAACACGATGAATATCATCCGAGCAACTATGCCAGTGTAG ATCATCTGCCGAGTGTGCAAAGTGGAGTAAAGTTGCATTGTGTATCGACAATCGAGAAAGGAAGGGGTATGGTATCAGAATGTGATATTGAACAAGCGTCTGTGATTCATATCGAGGAACCTTTTAGTGTG GTCATATCAAAAAGTTGTCGGGAAACACATTGCCACTTTTGCCTGAATGAGTTGCCTGCTGATGCTGTTCCATGTCCATCATGTTCAATCCCTGTGTACTGCTCAGAGTCCTGCCAAATTCAATCAGGTGGAATGCTGTCCACAAATGAGAGGGACAAGCACCACGTTTTTCAGAATCTACCTGATGATATTGTTGAGCATATTAAAGGCATTACATCAGCTGACACATATTATTCTGAAAATGAGTGCATTCAAGAACACCAGCATGAGTGTCGTGGAGCCAATTGGCCTGCTGTACTGCCATCTGATGCTGTTTTAGCTGGTCGACTTATAATGAAATTGATAAATCAAGGGAAAGCAGCTACAGATCTTTCTAACCTTCAGGAGATATTG GAACTTTCCCATAGCTACTCTATGATGAAACCAGAGACCAAGTTGGAGTTGCATCTACTTTCCATAGTATTAATTTTGTGCCTTAATAAATCAAGCTGCCCTGATCTTTCGGTCTGTGAAGCTGCTGTGACACAG ACTATCATACTGCTGTCACAAATCAAGGTGAACTCTATAGCAGTTGTCCGCATGAAATCCAGTGGCGATTCTTTTAAATGCATCCCATCTGGAAACGTCTCAGCCAAAGAGCAGATTCAAAGTTTAGAGCAG ATCAGAGTTGGTCAGGCTCTCTATAAAACTGGTAGTTTGTTCAACCATTCCTGCAAGCCAAACATCCATTTGTATTTCCTTTCACGTGGACTTGTTGTGCGAACAACAGAGTTTGTTCCCATGGGTTGTCCCCTTGAGCTTTCATATGGTCCTGAG GTCGGAAAATGGGATTGCAAAGATCGCATTAGATTTCTTGAAGAAGAGTACTTTTTCCATTGTCGGTGCCGCTGCTGCTCTCAAATTAACATATCTGACCTAGTTATCAATGGGTATTGCTGTGTCAATACAAACTGTACTGGTGTAGTTTTGGATAGTAATGTGGCCACATGCGAGTCCGAGAAGCTAAATCATTTCTTGACTGCTCCAAAAAGCCTGGATCATCACGTTCAG GTGTGGGAGAAGATGCATACTGATGTTGAGGAAGTGGCTTCAAGTTTGCTCAGTAAACGGAGAGATTCCCTTCATATAGAACCTGAGATATGTTTGAAATGTGGTTCCCGCAGTGCTATAGAAAATTCTCATGCAGCAGTGAACAAAGCTTGGAATCACTTAAGAAG GGTGGACGAGTTGATAAATTCAGGGCAGGCCAATGTTTCTGTAGTATCAGATTGTTTAAGGTCCATTGCCGTGCTTAGAACTTTCCTTCACATGTATAACAAAGACATTGCTGAT GCGGAGGATAAGGTTGCTCAGGTCTGCTATTTAGCTGAAGAACTGGTGGATGCAAGAAAGCATTGTGAAGCATCcattaag ATTCTGAAGAGGCTGTATGAGGAAGAACACGTGGTGATTGGAAATGAAATGGTGAAGCTTGCGTCGATTCAGCTAGCATCAGGTGATTCAAGTGGAGCATGGAAGACAACAAAGAGATTGTCTCAGATATTCTCCAAGTATTACGGGTCACATGCTGAGACTCCCTTCTCTTATCTCCCATGTCTTAAGCAAGAAGCTGCCAAAGCTGTGAACTTGTCATCTTAA
- the LOC104741931 gene encoding SET and MYND domain-containing protein 4-like isoform X1: protein MIFSQLLLLFSVCFWVFPNFTKYAYKITRKPTLLCVRIFFNWSSHSSPVSLGLPFQAVSELADPDLGCCGKNEETSLDLKRRGNLSFRSRDFHDALRFYSKALRVAPPDGGDKSLLASLFLNRANVLHNLGLLKESLRDCHRALRIDPCYAKAWYRRGKLNSLLGNYKDAFLDITVSMSLESSLAGKKQLQNELNAIPNYQNKQTSEHDEYHPSNYASVDHLPSVQSGVKLHCVSTIEKGRGMVSECDIEQASVIHIEEPFSVVISKSCRETHCHFCLNELPADAVPCPSCSIPVYCSESCQIQSGGMLSTNERDKHHVFQNLPDDIVEHIKGITSADTYYSENECIQEHQHECRGANWPAVLPSDAVLAGRLIMKLINQGKAATDLSNLQEILELSHSYSMMKPETKLELHLLSIVLILCLNKSSCPDLSVCEAAVTQTIILLSQIKVNSIAVVRMKSSGDSFKCIPSGNVSAKEQIQSLEQIRVGQALYKTGSLFNHSCKPNIHLYFLSRGLVVRTTEFVPMGCPLELSYGPEVGKWDCKDRIRFLEEEYFFHCRCRCCSQINISDLVINGYCCVNTNCTGVVLDSNVATCESEKLNHFLTAPKSLDHHVQVWEKMHTDVEEVASSLLSKRRDSLHIEPEICLKCGSRSAIENSHAAVNKAWNHLRRVDELINSGQANVSVVSDCLRSIAVLRTFLHMYNKDIADAEDKVAQVCYLAEELVDARKHCEASIKILKRLYEEEHVVIGNEMVKLASIQLASGDSSGAWKTTKRLSQIFSKYYGSHAETPFSYLPCLKQEAAKAVNLSS from the exons ATGATCTTCTCACAactacttcttctcttctccgttTGTTTCTGGGTCTTCCCCAATTTCACCAAGTACGCATACAAAATTACCCGAAAACCTACTCTTCTCTGTGTTCGTATCTTCTTCAATTGGAGTTCTCACAGCTCTCCTGTTTCCCTTGGTTTGCCATTTCAGGCGGTGAGTGAGTTAGCTGATCCTGATTTGGGCTGCTGTGGGAAGAACGAAGAGACATCTCTTGACTTGAAACGTCGAGGAAATCTCAGCTTTCGCAGCCGGGATTTTCACGACGCTTTGCGTTTCTACTCTAAAGCTTTACGCGTTGCTCCTCCTGATGGAGGAGACAAGAGCTTACTAGCTTCTCTGTTTCTGAATAGAGCTAATGTCCTTCAT AATCTTGGGCTTCTAAAAGAGAGCTTACGGGACTGCCATCGCGCTCTCCGGATTGATCCTTGTTATGCAAAG GCTTGGTATAGGAGAGGCAAACTTAATTCTCTTCTTGGAAACTATAAAGATGCGTTCCTTGACATTACAGTTTCTATGTCGCTTGAGTCATCATTGGCGGGGAAGAAGCAGTTACAAAACGAACTTAACGCTATTCCGAACTACCAGAATAAGCAAACATCGGAACACGATGAATATCATCCGAGCAACTATGCCAGTGTAG ATCATCTGCCGAGTGTGCAAAGTGGAGTAAAGTTGCATTGTGTATCGACAATCGAGAAAGGAAGGGGTATGGTATCAGAATGTGATATTGAACAAGCGTCTGTGATTCATATCGAGGAACCTTTTAGTGTG GTCATATCAAAAAGTTGTCGGGAAACACATTGCCACTTTTGCCTGAATGAGTTGCCTGCTGATGCTGTTCCATGTCCATCATGTTCAATCCCTGTGTACTGCTCAGAGTCCTGCCAAATTCAATCAGGTGGAATGCTGTCCACAAATGAGAGGGACAAGCACCACGTTTTTCAGAATCTACCTGATGATATTGTTGAGCATATTAAAGGCATTACATCAGCTGACACATATTATTCTGAAAATGAGTGCATTCAAGAACACCAGCATGAGTGTCGTGGAGCCAATTGGCCTGCTGTACTGCCATCTGATGCTGTTTTAGCTGGTCGACTTATAATGAAATTGATAAATCAAGGGAAAGCAGCTACAGATCTTTCTAACCTTCAGGAGATATTG GAACTTTCCCATAGCTACTCTATGATGAAACCAGAGACCAAGTTGGAGTTGCATCTACTTTCCATAGTATTAATTTTGTGCCTTAATAAATCAAGCTGCCCTGATCTTTCGGTCTGTGAAGCTGCTGTGACACAG ACTATCATACTGCTGTCACAAATCAAGGTGAACTCTATAGCAGTTGTCCGCATGAAATCCAGTGGCGATTCTTTTAAATGCATCCCATCTGGAAACGTCTCAGCCAAAGAGCAGATTCAAAGTTTAGAGCAG ATCAGAGTTGGTCAGGCTCTCTATAAAACTGGTAGTTTGTTCAACCATTCCTGCAAGCCAAACATCCATTTGTATTTCCTTTCACGTGGACTTGTTGTGCGAACAACAGAGTTTGTTCCCATGGGTTGTCCCCTTGAGCTTTCATATGGTCCTGAG GTCGGAAAATGGGATTGCAAAGATCGCATTAGATTTCTTGAAGAAGAGTACTTTTTCCATTGTCGGTGCCGCTGCTGCTCTCAAATTAACATATCTGACCTAGTTATCAATGGGTATTGCTGTGTCAATACAAACTGTACTGGTGTAGTTTTGGATAGTAATGTGGCCACATGCGAGTCCGAGAAGCTAAATCATTTCTTGACTGCTCCAAAAAGCCTGGATCATCACGTTCAG GTGTGGGAGAAGATGCATACTGATGTTGAGGAAGTGGCTTCAAGTTTGCTCAGTAAACGGAGAGATTCCCTTCATATAGAACCTGAGATATGTTTGAAATGTGGTTCCCGCAGTGCTATAGAAAATTCTCATGCAGCAGTGAACAAAGCTTGGAATCACTTAAGAAG GGTGGACGAGTTGATAAATTCAGGGCAGGCCAATGTTTCTGTAGTATCAGATTGTTTAAGGTCCATTGCCGTGCTTAGAACTTTCCTTCACATGTATAACAAAGACATTGCTGAT GCGGAGGATAAGGTTGCTCAGGTCTGCTATTTAGCTGAAGAACTGGTGGATGCAAGAAAGCATTGTGAAGCATCcattaag ATTCTGAAGAGGCTGTATGAGGAAGAACACGTGGTGATTGGAAATGAAATGGTGAAGCTTGCGTCGATTCAGCTAGCATCAGGTGATTCAAGTGGAGCATGGAAGACAACAAAGAGATTGTCTCAGATATTCTCCAAGTATTACGGGTCACATGCTGAGACTCCCTTCTCTTATCTCCCATGTCTTAAGCAAGAAGCTGCCAAAGCTGTGAACTTGTCATCTTAA